The following nucleotide sequence is from Aneurinibacillus soli.
CATACATTGGGCAGATCTAATCCGTCAAACACGATGCTAATTCATATGACTCTTCTGCTCCTCCACATACGCGGGTACAATCCGATAGCGGGACAGCATGCGATACGCTTTCTGTGCCACATTCGGGAAATAGCGAATATCCTGTACATCAATGCCGCCAAGCCAGAATAAGGCTAGCGCATAGGCGGTCAGCGCACATGCGCCGATCATCGCCGCTTCGAGTCCGAAGAACAGGCGCTCTGGAATCAGCAGATGTGGTTGAACCGTAAACCCAAGCCAGATGATGCCAAGTCCAATAGCGGACAAAAGAAGCGAGGATAGCAGAAAACCGCGCCAGCGTTCACCGAGAATGGCTAGCTTTGTATACTGATTAATCGCCCGAATATTGAGCGACATAACCGCAATAAAGCAGAGTGATGTTGCCAGGATAATGCCGTAAATACCGAACAGCGGAGCAAATACATAGTTGCCCGCCAGTTTGACAAGCACGCCGATAATAACATGGCGCATCGGTAAATCCGTACGGCCAAGCCCTTGCAGAATGCCGGATGATGTCATCATCATAACTTGGAAAATCGTACCGATACATAACGCTCCGATAATAAACGCCGCTTTCAAGTACGTAGCATCCGTATTTTTAAACAGCAGCCCATTAATCGGATACGCCGCCACTGTCAAATACAGTGCTGCCGGAACACCCGTAATGAGCGCAATCCGCAGCGCCATCGAGCTCATGCGCTGCACTTCCGCATGGTCGCGCCGCGAATACGCGGCCGATACGACCGGAATGATGGACGAACTGAGCGCAATCGCGAGAATGATCGGCAGACCAGCGAGTGACTGGGCGCTTCCGCCGAGAATCCCCACTGTATCTACCGCTTCATTGTACGCATGCAGCTGTTCCGTAAAGAAACGGAGCGGTACGCACGGCACATCCGTACCGGCAGCGATTTGGAGTGGACCGCCGAACGTTTTTCCATTTAGCACAACAGGCTGGTTCATGACAAGAGTTGCTTTGACCGGACCACGTTCATAAAAGGCCCGCTGGTGGTTTTTATCCCAGACAAGATCGGCTCCCATCGCGACGCTCGCTTCTTCGAGCGGAATCATCGTCGTATTGTTCTTGTACAAATACGGCGCGACGGGTAGCGTAATCTCTTTGCCACCGATTGTCGCTTCCGTATGTTTTAACGTCACCGATATGCGTTCGTTCTGCGGAGTCAGAAGCCGCAGAGATGTCGATGAATCGATAAAGTACAAAAGCGGTACGGCCATCGCAGAAATCGTGATAGGCAGGGACAGACGCAGCATCTTGCCATAAATTTGGCGATATGTGAGTTTTGTATAGTTTTTTTGTTCAGACACTCGCTTCCTCTGAGCCGGTCGGTGTTTTTTATAGAAATACATCATGACCGCCACTGCCGCGACACTTCCCATCACGGCACCGAATGAAGCGCCTGCTACGGCTACATCTTTGTTGTATCCATAATGCAGCAGAATAAGCGGCAGTGCGACCGCCGTTGCCACGCGGAGGATTTGCTCCATGACCTGGGAAAGCCCGGTCGGCTGCATGAATTGCTGACCCTGGAAGTATCCGCGCATAATCGCAATGAGCGGGAAGAGAAGCATGGCTGGAGCAATTGCTTTGATTGCCAGCTCTGCTTGTGGCGCTAAGGCATATTCCGCATAGTACGGTGCGATTATGATCATAAATAGAAACATCACGACACCTGTAACGAGCGCAAAATTCCGCGCCGCCTTGTATGTCTGGTGTGCTTCATGATACTGGCCGACCGCCGTATATTCCGAAATCTGCTTGCTTAGTGCGCTTGGTACGCCAAGTGTTGCGATGATCAGGAGCATGCTGTAGACGTTATAGGAGATCGTGTACAGCGTCATCCCGTCGTTGCCCATAATGTGCTGCAATGGTACGCGCTGCCCGACACCGAGCACACGCGATACAATAGCCGCTACAGTCAGAATGAGCGTTCCTTTCAAAAATGAGTTTTTTGACATCGTTTATTCCTCAAGACGTTGTAGTTTTCGTTCGGGCCAGATCGCGCAACACAGCATCATCCGGTGTAATGAACAGCGTTTTTTGTTGTTCGTAAATGACAAAGCCAGGCTTTGCCCCTTTTGGTTTTTTGACGTGGCGTACAAGTGTATAGTCAACGGGCACCTGGCTTGATTGCCGCGCCTTGCTGTGATACGCCGCAAGCATTGCCGCTTCCGCAAGCGTGGCATCTCCGAACTCCGTGCTGCGAATGACGACATGAGAACCTGGAATATCTTTCGTATGCAGCCATGTATCTGTCG
It contains:
- a CDS encoding oligosaccharide flippase family protein → MSKNSFLKGTLILTVAAIVSRVLGVGQRVPLQHIMGNDGMTLYTISYNVYSMLLIIATLGVPSALSKQISEYTAVGQYHEAHQTYKAARNFALVTGVVMFLFMIIIAPYYAEYALAPQAELAIKAIAPAMLLFPLIAIMRGYFQGQQFMQPTGLSQVMEQILRVATAVALPLILLHYGYNKDVAVAGASFGAVMGSVAAVAVMMYFYKKHRPAQRKRVSEQKNYTKLTYRQIYGKMLRLSLPITISAMAVPLLYFIDSSTSLRLLTPQNERISVTLKHTEATIGGKEITLPVAPYLYKNNTTMIPLEEASVAMGADLVWDKNHQRAFYERGPVKATLVMNQPVVLNGKTFGGPLQIAAGTDVPCVPLRFFTEQLHAYNEAVDTVGILGGSAQSLAGLPIILAIALSSSIIPVVSAAYSRRDHAEVQRMSSMALRIALITGVPAALYLTVAAYPINGLLFKNTDATYLKAAFIIGALCIGTIFQVMMMTSSGILQGLGRTDLPMRHVIIGVLVKLAGNYVFAPLFGIYGIILATSLCFIAVMSLNIRAINQYTKLAILGERWRGFLLSSLLLSAIGLGIIWLGFTVQPHLLIPERLFFGLEAAMIGACALTAYALALFWLGGIDVQDIRYFPNVAQKAYRMLSRYRIVPAYVEEQKSHMN